tcttacaaatctaatagaaCTCTTTaatgaagtgacaaagttaattgatgagggaagagctgtagatgtgtttgataaagtttcccatggcaggttgattgaaaaagtgaagttgtatggagttcagggtgtactagctagatggataaagaactggctgggtaacaggagacagagagtagtggtggatgggagtgtctcaaaatggagaaaggtgactagtggtgctccacagggatctgtgctcggaccactgttgtttgtaatatacataaatgatctggacgaaggtataggtggtctgattagcaagtttgcagatgatactaagattggtggagttgcaggtagcgacgaggactgtcagagaatacagcaaaatatagatagattggagaattggatagagaaatggcagatggagttcaatccaggaaaatgcaaggtgatgcatttttgaagatccaattcaagagcggactatacggtcaatggaagagtcctggggaaaattgatgtacagagagatctgggagttcaggtccattgtaccctgaaggtggtaacgcaggtcgatagagttgtcaagaaggcatacagcatgcttgcgttcatcggatggggtactgagtataagagtcggcaggtcatgttacagttgtataggactttggttaggccacatttggaatactgcgtgcagttttggtcgccacattaccagaaggatgtggatgctttagagagggttcagaggaggttcaccaggctgtttcctggtatggagggtgctagctatgaagaaaggttgagtagattaggattgttttcgttagaaaggcagaggttgaggggggacctgattgaggtctacaaaattatgagaggtatggacagggtggatagcaacaagctttttccaagagtgggggtgtcaattacaaggggtcacgatttcaaggtgagagggggaaagtttaagggagatgtgcgtggaaagttttttacgcagagggtggtgggtgcctggaatgctttgccagcggaggtggtagccggtcccaatccctcgccacctagggacctgaaactgtcccctaccactctaaacggcagttcccccagtcgcctggaCTATAAACATCTCGCTctcccccatattaagcttataccccaaaaagcagccaaattcccctaaaattcccacaatttcttccatcccctcaattggattggAAACATACAaatgcaggtcgtctgcatacagcgagactctgtgctcccccctcccccggacgagccccttccagccccttgagaccctcagagcaattgccagcggctcaagaGCCAGtgaaaacagcagtggggagaaggggcatccctgtctcattcgaagtcgtcctgttcatccgtacactgaagactggtacagcaacctgacccagtcaataaagcccctcccaaatccaaaccgccccaggacctcccaaaaataatcccactcaacccggtcaaaagctttctctgcatccattgcgaccattacctccacctccctactttccgggagcatcatgatcatgtttaacagctttcttacattggccaccagctggctgcccgtctgatcctccacaatgacgttcaaCAAAATTTtgaccagcagtttggcatctacgttcaacagggaaatcggccgtaggacccacatagctccgggttcttgtcccgtttcaggataagcggaATCGTGGCCCATGACATCATCTGGGGCAGAACCTCCCTTTCCCTTGCCTcgataaacaccttcatcagcaccggtcccaatatcccggagaacttttcatAGAACTCCTCTGGGTACCCGTCCGATCCCGGGCCTTACCCGGCAGCGTGGCCTTCAGACCcttcactatctcttccaacccgatcggggttcCCAGCCCTTCtaacagctccccgtccaccttcggaaaagtcagcccctccaggaagtgcctcaaccCCTCCGGCCTCACAGGCGGTTCTGagctgtacaacctgctgtaaaaatcccgaaaTGTCTTACATCCCCTacggagtccccaactaagttcccatccccgtcgataactttccctatttccctagctgcgtccctctttctaagctgctgtgcaagcatcctgctggccttctcaccatgctcgtatatcgccccccctcgcctttgagctattccactgccctccctgtggttaacaagccaaactccacctgtagcctccgccgttcccttaaatgccctatctctggagtctccgcgtacctcctatcgactcgtagaatctcttttactagtcggtccgtctctgccctgtccgtcctgtccctgtaagcccggatcgagatcagctctcctctcaccactgccttcagcacttcccagaccaccgctgccgagacctcccccgtatcatttacctgcgggTAATGcaacatgcatttcctcagcctctcgcacaccgcttcgtccgccaacagcccgacatccaacctccattgcgggcgctaatTGCTATCTTTACTcatctgcaggtcaacccagtgtggagcatggtccgagatcgtaatcgccgaatacccagtgtccaccacccctgccagcgaggccctacccaaaacaaagaaatcgatctgagagtataccttatgtacgtgggagtagaaagaaaactccttcatcctcggctgcctaaatctccatggatccaccccaccccatctgctccatgaaccctttcagttcctttgccattgctggcaccctgcccgttttcaagcatgatcgatccaggccgggatcaataactgtattaaagtcccctcccatgatcagtttgtgcAAGTCCatgttctattttctctttatcagttgcttggtcctcctttgctgaattctaaaacacgtTCTCAGTCCTCAGGTTtactactatttgggccactttatgatcctcttcctttgatctaatggaatctttaacttttcttgttcgccatGGTTCCATCACTTTTCCTGTCTCAGaatccctgagagagaaagagaagagagaacgaaatgcagtcctggatgtaattgaagcagaacaataacagcagaatccatcactgtaatcaattgtgaacttgttggtgtctcagcagggacgaggaaacacagaatcccttcccacactgagagcaggtgaacggcttctccccagtgtgaacttgctggtgtttcagcaggttggatgaagtagtgaatcccttcccacactgagagcaggtgaatggcctcttcccagtgtgaactcgctggtgtttcagcaggctcgatgaagcagtgaatcccttcctacactgagagcaggtgaacggcttctccccagtgtgaactcgctggtgtgacagcaggttggatgaagtagtgaatcccttcccacactgagagcaggtgaacggcctcttcccagtgtgaactagctggtgtttctgcaggttggatgaaatagtgaatcccttcccacactgagagcaggtgaacggcctcttcccagtgtgaactcgctggtgtttcagcaggctcgatgaagcagtgaatcccttcctacactgagagcaggtgaacggcttctccccagtgtgaattcgcaggtgtgtttgaaggctgcttgactgagtgaatcgcttcccacactgagagcaggtgaacggcctctccccagtgtgaactcgctggtgtttcttcagattggataactcagtgaatcccttcccacactgagagcaggtgaacggcctctccccagtgtgaactcgctggtgtttcttcagactggataactcagtgaatcccttctcacactgagagcaggtgaatggcctctccccagtgtgactgcgttgatgaatctccagctctgatgggaatctgtatcccttcccacagtccccacatttccacggtttctccatgttttgggtctcctcgtgtctctccaggtcagatgatcaattgaagcctcgtccacacacagaacacgtgtacggtctctccccgctgtgaatggtgtgatgttttttcaggctgtgtaactggttaaagctctttccacagtcagtgctctggaacactcttgctcgggtgtgtgtgtctcggtgctttttcagtcacactgatggttaaactttgttgaagccaacaggtcgggcaaacatttctccttctagatttaatggccgatgaaccgagtgactgtcagatccagacgtgatgtttgagatttctgtctgtaaatccgatcctttggagtttacaaaagacatcacagtcagtccaggatagaaattcagaacagattattttaatttctatggaacattttttcctctctcattccccaaaagccgtaaatctccatcccacacactctccctccattctcactctgctgtatctaatattcaccctcccaattctcctgaaggtgctgattcaggctgactgacagatccctgctcactgcttcctgtcctggacacagatcataacaaataggagccacagtcggccattcagcccatcaagcctactcgaccattcaatgggatcattggccgatctacctcagcaccatttttccacactatcccccatatccctcgatatcttcaatatcgagaaacctatcactctcggtctaaaaatacttgatgactgaggctccacagtcctctggggtagagaatcccaaagcttcaccacattgtcTTTGAATTCAttgccgggggcagcacggtggcgcagtggttagcactgctgcccctcagtgccgaggacctggtttcgatcctggccccgtgtcactgtccatgtggagtctgcacattctccgtgtctacatgggtctcacccccacaatgtaaaacgatgtgcagggtcggtgaattggccacgctaaattgccccttaattggaaaaaaaaagaattgggtactctaaatttattctttttGAAGGACAATGaagttttggagccagaggtgtaattaaagcatcgtaaaaagcgtggactaatggaatgttgtttggatgaaggggattccctgtggagttaattagatttcagcttggtcagATGGTGTCAGTACTGGGAGGAGCCACGGTTTCAGGCTTTTTGCAGCAAAGCAGTGTTTTAGTTGAGAATTAGTTCAAGAcgtgagcagaggtcaagcatctcagttcagttgaaaatatatgtctgcagctagattagcagtttctttccaagcagttcagaagagtgtcatTCGAAGGcaagctgaaacaagctgaaacaGCTTCCCAAGTTTCTTCATGGTTCTGACAGGTTTGAGATCTTGTCTTTAAAGCGGTGACACAAgagctctctttctcaaagaacatctgtgtaaagcaggtattgctgagggctaactgtgtttaacggtggattgagagctgagatgtgtttttgctgtttgagtgggaataaaggtagcagttaagggttactgtattcactgtattgattagcattgtttaagggctaattgtcagctgttttctggtgtgatgttatatatttgaatattgtgtcaataataaagtttgttttcacatagcatggccctattttgtgtgaaatcactcctgcagTGAGGTATCCTtgcctcacagtctgacaaaacacaaataaaatattggggtttgtgcccagtatccgagccactgttggggtctggtccgggatcataaccgTGAGAAGGTGGGTTATGTGGGTGTTTAGAGCACTTTGCACCtgaggagcagagattttaccttctttctagccccacagcaatgtcagactagaatcgaCAACTTtttttgtgccgaggacgatcctacacctggtgtccacttgcaccacagggagcatcgtaatcgcagaccttcccccgtttgtctggagtttctgctcgagggctcacccccaggtcgagaatgtggaggtttggagcctccctgagttcatttattatgcacttttgggaagagtttgagttcttccttttggttaactcgacTCCTTATATTTCCTTCTCCATTTTGTTGGAGACATTTACGGTTTATGCTCGGGGGCTGATCATTTcttacactgctaataaaaggtgcaggatgctggagaaccagcagcttctggaggtttgtttggcgacGGTGGAAGAGAATCATATGGAGAGCCCGAGTAAGCTactgctgaaggaggttaacgcagcaagagtggctttgaactccctatttactcagcaggtCGAGAAAAGTTGAAAGTTAGTGAGAtcgaagttgtacgagtttgggaataagccgagcaaatacttggCCTGTTTGACAAAGGACCTTTGTTCTGcagcctaggggcagcacggtggcacaagtggatagcactgtggcttcacagcgccagggtcccaggttccattccccgctgggtcattgtctgtgcggagtctgcacgttctccccgtatctgcttgggtttcctcgggtgctccgacttacttccacagtccaaagacgtgccggttaggtggattagccatgatacattgccctgcgtgaccaaaaaggttaggaggggttattgagttacggggatagggtggaagtgagggcttaagtgggtcggtgcagactcaatgggctgaatggcctccttctgcactgtttgttctatgtttatgtcaaaccagctgtctagcccactgagctaaaccagcccaaaccgaTCAATGACGGCTttatggggccaactttccacagctgatggtgactattaggtgggaccttgcccggtggtcggctgTTCCGATTTCATGGTGAGTGAGGATCCCCTTCATTAAAATGTGTTGcacagactgttgtaccctctgcagatgctgcctatactaCTGTCAACCAGAGTCGTTTGGGAAattaatcaaatcagggcaggacctgctcagttaatggtagggagttggggagagttacagaacaaagagatctaggagtacaggttcacagctccttgaaggtggagtcacaggtggacagggtggtgaagaaggcagtcagtatgctcggttttattggttagaatattgaataccggagtcgggatgtcttattgaaattggacaagacattggtaagaccggacatggaatacggtgttcagttctggtcaccttattatataAAGAATAATGTTAAACACAAAAGAGtgcaaagagatttaccaggatgctgcgaggacttgatggtctgagttataaggagaggctgggactttgttccctggagcggaggagggttaggtgtgatcttatagaggtctataaaacaatgaggagcatagataaggaagatagccaacattttttccctgaggtagaggagtctagaactagaggacataggtttaaggtgagaggagagagatacaaaagagaccaaaggggaaaattcttcacacagagggtggtgaacttctggaataggctgccagaggcagtgtagaggcgggtacaaatttgtcctttaacaagcagttagaagttacatgggcagggtgggtagaaggatatgggccaaatgctggcaagtgggactagcttagtgatagaaactgggcggcatggacaagctgggccgaagggcctggttccatgctgtaaacatctataactctacctggaacaaaatgtttgttcagctccaatcaccaagataagggagggtatggtcttccgaaaatcaggcttcatcaattggcctctcgtcttaggttcataagggattgggttaggatggagccaacattcatctggctcaatacagaagcagaccagtcagttctctctcgaTCCAAAACcagcataggctgattatggaatgcatctccatgcaatttttaatgtccgTGATTCATTCTGAGTCTTATGCATTGGGTAAAGGATGGGACTCCTacatttgactgacttgctcctcctgggctttccatgagtgaattcaattcaacttaggccgggagtagggcacagtgattagtgctgctacctcagcgccagggacccaggttcaatcccagccttgggtggctgtctgtgtggagtttgcatattctcctcgtgtcttcgtgtgtttcctccgggtgctccggtttcctcccactgtccaaagatgagcagtgaaagtggattggtcacgctaatttgccccttagtatcaaagatgtgtaggttaggtgggttgaccatgatcaatgcaacgggttacgaggataggatggggaatgggcctcagtgaaatgctttttctgagactcagtgcagacttgaaggggcgaatggccttctgcactatagtTCTATGTTATCcgtgttgtgttattcattttaatttgattatgctgttagtctgcttgtaatattttggggtttacaaactgaattgttatataatcttaccctctttccccactcacgacTTTAACCTGTAAACTGGTTCTTCAAttaatctggcatttcatctcgaggctctgctccctcaaatatcctgttccaaattaattctgcaatgtgttgcttggatgtatgttggcaatatctcttgttctgctctgtacccatttgccacgattttttctgttactctgttgcattcattgtttaaaaattatttaaaacataacaagtaattaaaaatctgtccaactcatctgtgaatatattcaatgactccacaccccactggtccctgtggaagagaaatccagagactaataaccctctaagggaagagatgactggattgcACTTTAtcgcagaaccataaataatatatctgatGTGTACCATATAAGACATGCCTCTGTCTGGTATTaacttactgtccccttaaatgtcagcaatcacctggagaaactagccctttattgtgaatattaggaaa
This portion of the Scyliorhinus torazame isolate Kashiwa2021f chromosome 5, sScyTor2.1, whole genome shotgun sequence genome encodes:
- the LOC140422087 gene encoding uncharacterized protein; protein product: MEKPWKCGDCGKGYRFPSELEIHQRSHTGERPFTCSQCEKGFTELSSLKKHQRVHTGERPFTCSQCGKGFTELSNLKKHQRVHTGERPFTCSQCGKRFTQSSSLQTHLRIHTGEKPFTCSQCRKGFTASSSLLKHQRVHTGKRPFTCSQCGKGFTISSNLQKHQLVHTGKRPFTCSQCGKGFTTSSNLLSHQRVHTGEKPFTCSQCRKGFTASSSLLKHQRVHTGKRPFTCSQCGKGFTTSSNLLKHQQVHTGEKPFTCSQCGKGFCVSSSLLRHQQVHN